The genomic interval GCGCTTGGTGGATGCATTTTTTTGCAATGGGCTTGATGGCTATTCTGATTCCGGGGTCAAAACATCTGCATTTGGCATTTGCTCCAGCTAATGCAATCTGGCATACTTTACGACCGAAGGGCTCGATGACGAAGTTAGATTTTGAGGATGAAACGGCAGAAACCTTTGGCGTGAATAGGTTGGAAGAGTTTACGTGGAAACAACTTGTGGATGCTTATAGTTGTGTGCGATGCGGGCGATGTACAGAGCATTGTCCGGCCTTTCAGACAGGAAAACCGCTCGATCCCCGTGCCTTGCATGTTGAACTGCGTGCGCATATGGAAGAAAAAGCACCATTGTTAGACAAACTTAAAGCCGCAGGCGATCAGAAAGTAGAATTTACGGACGCAGAGCAAAAAGTATTGGAAAAACAGGTGGTTAGCGACCTGTTTTCCGAAGAATTTATTTGGTCGTGTACAACTTGCCGTGCGTGTGAAGAGGTTTGCCCTGTTTCGAACGAACATGTACAAAAAATTCTCGACTTGCGTCGTTATATGGTCATGACTGAGGCAAAGATGCCAGAGGACGTACAGCGTACTTTTAATTGTTATGCGAGCGGTAATCCGTGGAAACTTTCTAGTAGTAGTCGTGGTGACTGGATGAAAGGGTTGGATGTACCTGCTTGGTCGGAAGAAAAAGAATATTTACTCTATGTGGGCTGCTCGGGTGCTTATGATGAAAGGGCTAAGAAGGTAAGTACTGCTTTAGTGAAGGTGTTGAAAGCGGCTGGCGTAAACTTTGGCGTATTGGGCAGCGATGAGCCTTGTTGCAGTGAAACGATTCGACGTATGGGTAATGAATTTGAATTTCAGCAATTGGCTGAGGGCAATGTGGAGCTGTTCAAGGGATTGGGAATTAAAAAAATTATTATGCTTTGTCCACATTGTTTTAATTCGTTTAAAAATGATTATCCTGATTTTGGCGGCGAATATGAAGTTATTCATCATTCACAGTTTCTCGCGGATCTTGTGCAAGCAGGAAGAATTAAGACGGATAGCTCTTTTTCTGCAAAGGTTGTTTATCATGATGGGTGTTATCTTGGACGGCATAATGATATATTCGATGCGCCGCGTACAGTTCTGCAAGCTGTGCCGGGAGTACATTTGACTGAAATGGCACAGAATCGAAAAAATGCTTTCTGCTGCGGTGCCGGAGGCGGGCGTAATTGGATGGAAGAAAAAACAGGTGATGGGCAGCAACGTATCAATGAAGTTCGGGTAAAACAAGCTTTGGAAACAGGCGCTGAAGTCATTGCAACGGCCTGCCCGTATTGCTTGACAATGATGTTGGATGGAACCAAGGCGCACAACGCTGACGAGCAAGTACGTACCTTCGATATTGCGGAAATTCTTGCAAAATCCATTGCGCAGACAGAGTAATTCTCTAAGAATGTAATGACCATGTGGTTTTGCCTTATAATAGTTTGATAATTTAAAATTATTAAATTGTTGTGAATATTTAACTATAGTATATTGAGTTTATCGGAAGAAACTTATAGATTTCGTAAATTCGTTGTAACTTTCTAAACCATATACATAGCAAGTCATGTATTCTTGCAAGTTGCTAAATTGGGGCGGGAAGATAAAAAGTTCTAGGCCATAAGGTCTTAGACTTATAGATACTTTCGCATAGCCGAAAAGTGTTTAAAAAATAAGGGGGAAAGAAAATGGGAAAATTGAATGAACAAGAATTTAAAGCGTATCTAAAACAGATCAGAGAATTAACAGAGGGCACATTTGATGTGATGCAAAAGGAAATTGAGGATACGAATGTGTTTCCTGAGGAGTTTTATCAACTGGGCATAAAAAATAACCTGTACCGTTGCTCGATCCCAGAAGAATACGGCGGTTGGGGTCTCTCTGAATTAGAAATTTTAAAAATTCAGGAAGAATTTAGTCGTGGTCCTGGCGGAATGCGTATGCATCTGCATTATGCTATGGATTTAAATTGGCGTCCTTTATATGACTTTGGTAGTGAAGAACTGAAAGCAGAGTTAATGCCTGGTTTTCAGGACAGATCGGTCTTTACTTGCTGGGCGGTTACAGAGGAAACAGGCGGAACTGGTGCAGATATTAAAACCTTAGCTGTCAAAGACGGCGATGATTACATTATTAATGGAGAAAAGTATTTAATTTCTCATACGGATTGCTGCAATTATGCTTATGTTACGCTTCTTACGGATCCTAATGCCGATAAAGATCATCGTCTTTCTACCTTTATGGTTCCATGTAATACACCGGGGTACGAAGTTACGCCGATGCCTCATATGATGGGATGCCGTGGATCAGGGCATACCGGCTTAAAATTTACGAACATGAGAGTCAATAAGAAGTACTTGCTTGGTAAAGAAGGCGATGGTCTCCATATCTCGATTCATTCCCTGTCTGTTTCACGTGTTCATATCGCAGCTAGTAATCTGGGGATGGCGCAACGCATGTTGGAAATTTCGCTTAAACGTGCCCATGACCGTGTTACTTTCGGCAAACCGATCATCGAACGTCAGGCGATCAGAATGAAAATTGCTGATATGGCTACGCATGTTCATGCTTTACGTACCATGGTTTATGATTTTGCAAAAGATTACGAAAAGGATCCGAACGGAGAATACATTGAAGAAAAGGCTGCAATGTGCAAACTGTTCAGTATTCAAGTTACCAAAGTGTGTGGCGATGAAATGCTTGAAATCTTTGGTGGTGTTGGCTACTTTGAAGATTGCGAATATGGCCCTACGGAACGCTTATACCGTGATTCCCGTGCAATGTGGCTAGAAGAAGGGACGCCTACGGTGCAGCGCATAACGATTTCTCGTCAGACGATCAAACATGGTGGCTGTTTAGCGTATCTTGATTAAGTCTGAAAATTTGTGGACATATCAGAAGGTCATCTGTGTAAAACCGATGACCTTCTTTCTACATTAAAAGTTAAATCATTTCCTTATTAAAGTGGTAACTTTAATTCGGAGCATCAAAAGTTTCTCAGAATACAATGCGCGAAGGGAGGACTGAAAGTTGGAATTTGGTCCCCTGAGAAGCAAGGCTGCCAGAAAGCCTTGGCCGGAATGTCCCGATATTGTAATCTATCGTTGCAGGCATTGTAGCAGGTTATATCAAGTTATGGGCTATGATATGCCAATACAAGAGCCTGTATGCTGTGGTGTATCCATGGAATGTCTGAAGGCATTGCCAATGGATGCTGTATTGCCCGAGATCAATATAGATTATAAGATTGTTGGCGGTTTTAATCAGAATGCAGTACAGATATTCTGGGAGATAAAGCAGTTGGAAAATAGACCGGAGTGGATTTTACTTAAGACTTTTACTGGTGCTTACATAAAGTATGTTTCTGCGAAGAAACAACCGCCAGTGGTATTTCCTTTGGCCGATGAGGATGCTTATGTATATTGTGACAGAAGCAAATGTTTAGAGTGTGTCTTTCGCTGTAAACGAGGTTTTATTATATATCTGTATATAAAAACAAAAGGTTTACTGGAACTTCCATTAGATAAAATGTCTGCTTACTTTAATTCTTAATGCTACAGCGAGATGAAGAAATCTTTCATGCTGCAAAATTAAAAAAACAAGTGATATAAGGAAATGAATGAAAATTTTGAATCAGAAGGTTCCAATTCTTCGATGTTTTTTACTCATAAAAGTAAAAAGTGCACTTTAAAAAATAGGAGGAATCTCTTATGGAATCAAAGATTGGTAATAAACGATGGTATATCATTGCTCTGTTGGTCGTATGTTTCACTTTTATGTATCTAGGGAGAGCCAGTATATCAATTGCTGGGCCGGTATTGATGAAAGAATATGGCTGGACTGGAACGGAGTTTGGCTTAGTTTCGACGGCATTTTTTATTGGGTATGCTCTGACCATGCTTCCGGCTGGTTGGTTATCTGACCGATTCGGGGCGACTAAAGTAATTGTCATTGGTACGTTAGTTTGGTCAGTATTTACCTTTTTAACTCCTTTTGGGGCGGCAACGATAAGCTCACTGATTTTTATTCGGGTAATTGTAGGTTTGGGGCAAGGCGTTACTTTACCTGCGGCTTCTTCACTGGTAGCCAGATGGGTACCGAAAAGAGAGGCAGGTAAGGCACAGGGATGGACACTAATTGGAGTTCCACTCGGGGTCATTCTCACTATGCTTACAGGTGTCTATTTAATCCAGAATTATAACTGGCAAACTATATTTTATCTATTTGCGCTGCTTGGACCAATTTGGTGTTTAATTTGGGCTAAATTTGGTGGAAATCGGCCCGAACATGCTTCAGTTGGCAAAGAAGAACTGGACTATATTTTATCGGGGCAGGGGGCAAAAGATACTGGTACCCAAGCTGCTATCTTAACTGCAAAGCAGATTTTTTCAACCGGATCCGTATGGGGTGCGATTATTGCATACTTTTGTTATAATTACGTTTTTTACTTGCTATTAACATGGCTGCCGACCTATTTAGCTGTTGGACGTGGATTTACTCTGGTGAAAAGTGGCTATTACACAATCATTCCATATCTTGTCGCGATGATCACATATCCATTGGGTGGTATCTTGGCTGACTGGGCATCGCAGAAATTCGGAGACAATATAGGGCGAAAGCTGTTTCCTGTTTGTGGTTTAGTCATAGGGGGAATTGCTTTGATCCTAGGCGCGCAGGCTGATAATGTTAACACAGCGATCATTTTAATTGCAGCATCGATGGGCTTTTTAACCATTACGCAAGGTGGCTTTTTCTCCATTCCAATCATCTTTGCACCTAAAAATGCCGGTACAATCGTGGGCATGTATGGTTTCATTGGTACGATGGCAGGAATTTCCGCACCGCTTGTTACTGGTATGGTTGTTGACGTCTACGGGTATAGCTATGCGTTGTTTTTGGGCTCCTCCATGGCAATTTTAGGTGCGCTGATATTATTAGCTGCCAAGATTCAACCGATTCAAGCTAAAAGCCAATATCTAAGCGGCATTTCAATCGACAAGTAGTTACGTATGCTAACAAAAAAGCAAATTGCAATCTGATAAAGGGAGTGTTTTACATTGAAAGGATTAGAAGGCATTAAAGTAATCGAACTGACTTCTTACATTGCAGCACCAGCATGTCCACGAATTCTCGGTGAAATGGGAGCAGAGATTATTAAAATTGAACCATTTAGCGGGGATGAACAACGTACACAAGGCCCTGGTTATGGTATGCTGCGTGATGATATTGAAGATCCTGCATTCGATATGGCTGGTCTTGATAAGAATTGGTTGAGTGTGAATCTTAAAAGTAAAGAGGGTATCGCTTTCGTTTATAAAATGGTGGAGACTGCGGATGTTATTGTTACGAACTTTAGAGATAAAGCTTTGGTTAAATTGGGGTTGGATTATGAAACGATTCGCAAGATGTTCCCGCATATCGTTTATGCGCAAATGAGAGGTTATGGCGAAAGAGGACCGGAAAGGGATTCAAGAGGATATGATGCGACTGCCTATTCTGCGCGTGGCGGCATATTGACTTCATTTCCGCAACTAGGTGAAAATCCAGTGAATGTTCCTGCTGCTTTTGGTGATTGGAATGCGAGCGGTTTTTTGACTGCCAGTGTTTTGGCCGCTTTAGTGAGAAAAGAGAAAACTGGTTTAGGCGACAAGGTAGTCGTTAACCTTTATCATGTCGCTTGTTGGGGAATGCAGCATGCGATTGTTTCACGCCAGGCAGGGGCTTTATATCCAAGATCAAGAAAGCTGGTTCCAACCCCGTCAAATAACTGTTATAAATCTCAAGATGGGATTTGGTTTTTGATTTGTCAGGGCAATTATAATAAATATTTCGAACAAATGGTTGAGGCATTCGGTATCGAATCGCTTCGCGGCAATCAAGAATACAATACGTTAGAAAAACTTACGGCAAATAAGACGAATGGTTATGTGGTTGAACTTTTTGAAGATGCATTTATCAAAAAAACGTTTGCTGAATGGGAAGTAATTTTCAGAGAAAATGAGATTCCTTATCAGAAAGCATTTACGGTGGATGATATCCTTGTAGATGAAGAAGTTTATGCCAATGACATCCTAAGACATGTGAAATACAAATCTTATGGTGACCGCGTTATTCCGACAAGTCCAATTCGCATGAAGAGTGTTGGCGACCCTAAGTTGTGGATATCTAAACCGATTGGTTATGATACACGTGCGTACCTGTTGAAATATGGTTATTCTGAAACTGAGGTTCGGCAATTCATTGAAAATGGTGCTGTGAAGGTATATGAAGGCGGAGAATTGAATTTTGATAAATTAAGCAGCACGTCAGCGACAGAAGAGCTTCCTTAAGGAAGATAATGTGTAAATAGAAAGGCTCCATATGCAATCTATACGGTACGGATAAATTGCATATGGAGCAGCCTGATTTTGTTTTACAAATTTTGTTCATGATACCCCTTGACTAGGATGTTTATAACAATGCACAAAAGTGTAATTTTTCTGAGCAGCCTGGTCATTTTTTATCCATCGGAGGTATTGTGTATATAATTTTCCTGTGACCAATGTACAAAAAAATTCTTGAAATTTAAAACAACGGGAGAAAGTTTTTTCTTTTTTGGAAAGACCACGGATACAGTCCTAATTGCTTTCGGTTTAAAGCGAACTACAGCAATGTTTTTTCCTGCAGGACATGCCATTTTCGCTATCCGAGAGGATAGTAATGCGATTCCCATACCTTCGGTTACAAGGCTAACGCAGGTATCAACGTAGTGAGAATTATAGCCGAATTTCGGTTCAAATCCAGATAACTTACAGGCATCAATGGTGTCTGTAAAAGCTCCGGAAGACTTGGAGAGAGAAATAAAAGTTTCTTCCGCGGCTTCATGTAGATCGATTATTTCTCTGGAGGCAAATCGGTGAGCGGTATTCGTTATAATGACTAATTCGTCTTGGATCAGAGGGTATGACTCTAGCGGCATCTTGTCCGGTTTGTATTTGTTGTATGCGGTAAGAAAGGCTACGTCAATTTTTCCACTCGACAATAGTGGATAGAGGTCAAAACATTCGGCTTCATGAAATTCAAAAGAAATTTTTGGATAGTTTTTTTTGAAAGCTGCTATGAGTGGCGTAATACCAAAAGCTCCAAGCGCCGGGACACTGCCTATGGATATTTTACCGCTTTCACCATCCACATATTGTTGCATGGCCATGTTAATTCCGGAAATATCCAATATTAGTTTCTTGGCATTTTCAACAAATTCAATGCCCGCCGGAGTTAGATGAACTGATCGTGTAGTTCTTCCGAATAGGACAACGCCCAATTCATCTTCAAGTTTTTTTATTTGCTGTGATAAAGAGGAGGGAGTTACACAAACTTCTTCCGCTGCACGAGAAAAATTTTGGTGCTTGGCTACTGCTAATATGTACCTGATTTGAAAAATCTCCATATAGTCTATTCCTTTCTGACGCACGATCTAATGCGTATATTGATAATTAATAAGAATGTTAATATTTATAATATTTATTTTAGATATTCTTGATACTTTACAAATTTCCTTTAAAATCAGAATTGTATAATAATTCAAAAAAGCTTTGATTATTGAATAATCGAAGCTTTTTTATGTGGTTTCTGCGGCGCGGAATTATTAACTTTTTCTAATCAATCTTACCTATATGCTGGATCATATTGCATATTCGCAGTAGATGTATTTTGCGATTGGTTAGTATGGCTAAAAATTCATCCGGATTAGTTTCTTTTTATTCATAATAGTTTGAATATTTAAATTTATTAAATTGTTGTAAATCATTTAATAAATTACATTAAAGAAAGAGTTATAGTGTGACGTCAAATAGATAGCATCTTTAAAATTAAAATATTTTAACAATTACAAACGTTTCTAGTTGTCGAAATGGATCGACGTAGAAGGAGATTATACCTATTTGGCATAAGACCCTATTATCATAGAAAAGAGAGGCGGAATGATTATGGACGCAAAGATTGGTAAAAAAAGATGGTATATGATTGCTATGTTGACATTGTGCTATACGATTCTTTATATGGATAGATCATGTATGTCGATGGCAGGACCTTCTATGATGAAGCATTTCAATTGGAGTGCCACACAATACGGGTTGGTTTCAACAGCTTTCTTTATTGGCTATGCATGTACGCAGTTTCCGGGCGGGTGGTTGGCGGATCGATTTGGCGGTGGAAAGGTTACAATGATTGGCGCTCTTTGGTGGTCGCTGTTTGTATTTGTAACGCCTTTTGGCTCTACAATGGGGCTAATGGTAATGATACGAGTTGCAATGGGGTGGGGAGAAGGTGTTTCTTTACCGGCGATGACTTCAATTGTAGCACAGTGGATGCCGAAAAAAGAATCTGGGTTAGCCCAAGGGTTGAGTCTTATGGGGGTGGCTATCGGAATTGCTGCGGCTATGCCGATATCGGCTTGGATTATCCAAACTTGGGGATGGCAAATGGTCTTTTTCTCTTTTGCTTTTATTGCTCCGCTTTGGGTCATTCTCTGGCTTAAGTATGGTAAGGATAAGCCTGAGGAGCATCCGACAATAAGTAAGGAAGAAATAGCGTATATTAGAGCAGATCAAGGTGGTTTGGCAGAAGGTACAAATCAGATCGTAACCTTGACCGCTAAAGATATATTTTCAGTACGGTCAGTTTGGATCGGTGCAATTTCTTTTTTTTGTACCAATTACCTCTTTTACTTATTTATGACCTGGTTGCCGGTGTACTTTGTTAAGGGGCGTGGCTTCGCGCTAGGAACAAGTGCAATATATAGTATGATGCCATATGTGGTTGCCATGTTCACGTATCCATTAGGCGGCTGGCTGGCTGATCAGGCCGCAAAGAAATTAGGACACAATATTGGGAGAAAGCTATTTCCGATACTTGGCATGATAGGTGCTGGCGTTTTATTAATATACGGTTCTAAGGCGATGAATGCCAGTATGGCGGTAGCTTTAATATCAGCGTCTAATGGAGTTTTATGCCTAACCATGGGAGGATATTATTCTATGCCGATCGTTTTTTCTCCCACGCATGCCGGCAAAATTGTTGGCCTTTATGCCACCTGTGCCACAATTGGCGGTATAATTGCACCGCTTCTGACGGGGGTGGTTGTGGATTTATATGGGTATGACTATGCGTTATACTTAGGGGCGGGCTTATCGATACTGGGAGCACTTATTCTGATGACGAGTCAGGTTAAACCGATTATCCCCAGAGTTGATAGAGATAAAGCGCCGAAGTGTAATTCAGTACGAAGTTAGAAGTCGGTCAATAAAGTTTGACGATTGGGGATGAACTGAAAATGGTAGTGATTCATATTGTTAAAGAGCAATCTGACAATTCAGTTTTAATTTATAATTGTTTGATAATTTAGAAAAGTTAAATTGTTGTTAATCGTGAAGTATAGTACAGTTTATATGGGTGGAAAAAGTGGCTCTGGTTTTTGAAAACAAAGTGCCTGATTTTGTAAACAAATATAGGTGGAGGATGGCAGAAATGAAAAAGTCTAAGGCATAAAGCCTTGCACTATAAATACTTTCAATTTTTGAGAGTATACGAAATGATTTGGGGAGGATTTGCGATGGGACACATATTAACAGATGAACAAAAAGAATTGGTTGAAATGGTAAGAAACTTTGCACTTAAAGAAGTAAAACCGCATGTTAAAGAACTTGATGAAAAAGGTGAATTTCCAAAGGAGCTTCTTAAACAGGCTTTTGAGATGGGCTTGCATTGTTTGGAAATACCTGAGGAATATGGTGGTTCAGGACTGGATTATCAAACGACAGCTATTGTTTTTGAAGAATTAGCCAAAGTCGATGCTGGCTATGCTATTTCTTTGGTGACTACATTTGTTGCACTGCGTTCAGTTATCGCGGCAGGCAATGATGAACAGAAAAAGTTGTTTGCCGATATCATTATTCCAGGTGCCTTTGGCGGGTTCTGCCTAACAGAGCCAAATTCCGGATCGGATGCAGGATCGATGAGAGGAACTGCAGTTAGGGAAGGCGATGAATACGTAATTAACGCCAATAAATGCTTTGTTACAAACGGGGGCGTTGCAGATGTATTTGTTGTATTTGCATCAACGGATAGAAGTAAAGGTATTAAGGGGATATCAGCCTTTATTGTAGAGCGAAATAGAGCGGGAATTACTGTTGGAAAACACGAAAACAAAATGGGTCTTCGGTTATCTAATACTACGGATGTAATTTTTACGGATGTAAGAATTCCAGTTGATCATCTGCTTGGGGAAGAGGGAACAGGTTTTATTACAGCAATGAATACGCTAAATGTTTCCAGAGCTTTCGTTGGTGCTTTAGCAGTTGGCATTTGTCAAGCAGCAATTGACGAGGCTGTAAAATATGCAAAAGAAAGATTTCAATTTAAAAAACCGATCGGGCAATTACAGGCTGTCCAAATGATTTTGGCAGATATGGAAATTCAGACTGAGGCAGCTCGTCAATTGGTACAACATGCAATGGTCTTAATGGATGATCATAAGCCAGTGATAAAAGAAGGCTCAATTACAAAAACATTCTGTGGTGACACGGTTGTAAAAGTAACTACGGATGCCGTTCAAATCTTTGGCGGATATGGTGTCAGTAAGGAATATCCGGTTGAAAAACTGATGAGAGATTCTAAGGTGTTCCAAATCTTTGAAGGAACAAATCAGATTCAAAGAATCGTCATTGCAAGAGAAATGCTAAAGTGAAAAATTACGAGGAGGGATCATTATGGAGATTTTAGTTTGCGTAAAGCAAGTACCAGATAGTTCTGATGTAAGCATAGACACAGCAACCAATACGTTGATTCGTGATGGGGTACCAAGTGTTTTAAATCCTTTTGATGGCAATGCCCTTGAAGCGGCAGTGCAGTTGAAAGAAGCACATGGTGGTACGGTGACTGTATTGAGTATGGGACCGGAACAAGCGAAAAGTGTTTTAAAGGAATGTGTATCGCTTGGTGCTGACAAAGCAGTACTGATCAGTGACAAAGCCTTTGCTGGATCGGATACTCTCGTAACCAGTTATATATTGGCAAATGCGATTAAAAAACTTGGTAAGTTTGATCTTATTCTCTGTGGTAAACAGGCAATTGATGGCGATACCGGACATGTTGGTCCAGAAATAGCAGAGCAACTGGATTTGCCGCAGCTTACCTTTGTTGCCAAGATAGAAGTTCAGGGTGATACGATTACCGTGAATAAAGAACATGATGAAGGTTATGAAGTGGTCGAAGCCAAGCTTCCTGTGGTGGCTACGGTAGTAAAATCCATTAATATTCCGAGATATCCATCCATTAAAAGTAAAATGGCAGCAAATAAAGCCAAGATAGAAGTCCTGACAGCGGCAGAACTGCCAGAAATTGATATCGAGAAAACAGGGCTCAAAGGTTCACCGACAAAAGTAGTAAAAATGTTTACGCCTCCTAAAAAAGAATCAGGCATTAGGATTTGTGAAAGTAGTGGAAAAGAATGTGCACTAAAATTATTCGAAGAATTCGTGACTGCTAAACTTATTTAAGGAGGCGTGTAATGATGAATATTGCGGACTATAAAAATATATGGGTGCTGATTGAAAATGTTGATGGAGCAGCAAAAAATGTAGGACTGGAATTATTAAGTCAGGGGCGTATTTTGGCGGATGCCAATCAGGAAAAACTAGTCGGCGTTGTGATTGGAAACAACGTTGCCGCTGCGGTTAAATCAACGATTGCGTATGGTGCAGATGAGGTGTTGGTAGTCGAGGGTGAGGAATATAAGGATTACAGTACCGATGGATATACCAATGCCATGGTAAAGCTGGTTGAAAAGTATAAACCGTCAGTGCTTTTAATCGGAGCCTCCAATCATGGGAAAGATTTGAGCCCACGGATTTCCGCGCGACTGGAAACTGGTGTGACTGCAGATTGCACCGTATTGGGCATTGATGAGGCAACGCGCGAGATCGAATGGACGAGACCCGCTTTTGGCGGAAATTATATGGCGACGGTTGTATGTTCTAATACCAGACCGCAGATTGGAACCGTAAGACCTGGCGTATTTAAAAAGGCACTGCCAGATGATGCGAGAACTGCACCGGTGATAAAGGAAGAAATTTGCACGCCTGCTGAAATGATTCGCACAAAAGTAATTGATCTTATCAAAGCTGTAGGGGGATCCGCCGTTAAGATTGAAGAGGCCGAAGTGATCGTTTCTGGGGGCAGAGGCATGGGAAAACAGGAGAGCTTTGCCTTGCTGAAGGATTTAGCAGATCTTTTTGGCGGTGCAGTGGGTGCATCAAGGGCAGCGGTAGATGCCGGATGGATGCCGCCCTTGCAGCAAGTAGGTCAAACAGGAAAAACCGTAGGCCCTAAGATTTACTTTGCCTGCGGGATATCAGGCGCTATACAGCATTTGGCAGGTATGACGTCTTCGGATATTATCGTAGCCATC from Massilibacillus massiliensis carries:
- a CDS encoding electron transfer flavoprotein subunit beta/FixA family protein, whose translation is MEILVCVKQVPDSSDVSIDTATNTLIRDGVPSVLNPFDGNALEAAVQLKEAHGGTVTVLSMGPEQAKSVLKECVSLGADKAVLISDKAFAGSDTLVTSYILANAIKKLGKFDLILCGKQAIDGDTGHVGPEIAEQLDLPQLTFVAKIEVQGDTITVNKEHDEGYEVVEAKLPVVATVVKSINIPRYPSIKSKMAANKAKIEVLTAAELPEIDIEKTGLKGSPTKVVKMFTPPKKESGIRICESSGKECALKLFEEFVTAKLI
- a CDS encoding electron transfer flavoprotein subunit alpha/FixB family protein yields the protein MMNIADYKNIWVLIENVDGAAKNVGLELLSQGRILADANQEKLVGVVIGNNVAAAVKSTIAYGADEVLVVEGEEYKDYSTDGYTNAMVKLVEKYKPSVLLIGASNHGKDLSPRISARLETGVTADCTVLGIDEATREIEWTRPAFGGNYMATVVCSNTRPQIGTVRPGVFKKALPDDARTAPVIKEEICTPAEMIRTKVIDLIKAVGGSAVKIEEAEVIVSGGRGMGKQESFALLKDLADLFGGAVGASRAAVDAGWMPPLQQVGQTGKTVGPKIYFACGISGAIQHLAGMTSSDIIVAINKDPEAPIFDVADYGVVGDLFEVIPALIEEIKKSRAN